One genomic segment of Aquipluma nitroreducens includes these proteins:
- a CDS encoding TraG family conjugative transposon ATPase, giving the protein MKIKNLETILPILGFNNDIQVSNNLDMTIGFRLQLPEVLSCSTEKLYMLHDTFQRMINLLPAGSFIHKQDFFLVNEFHPTDLEEESEINNTESLNESYLEHFDGRHYLKHDCCFYISLLNKGLLKSYLESALIFSRKDRNLEKLQYDKINELKGNVMAIFQQNGIVCKPISMEEAIGDDHSLGLIERFLSLNFTENHPALGGIDFRDRLKVMDQFVEVLSLSDYSHIPAELRPASEHPQTGLPVSLVYPVSYHLPFSHITNQFIYIPDQQDIKGFLEGSYKKIFSLSKFSSENKVNSGLIESFLDQVQTSGEKIVKTHFNVMLFNSALKDLKQHKSETSSAFSMMNCFPYQHTHDLPMLFFSCVPFSTQLPETELFITQVPQACCLTNFEGELKNSNSDFTIRLSDRLEGCPVKIDISDEPTHKHLIHNRNKIIIGGSGSGKSFFTNHLLRQYAESGNCHIVLLDVGRSYELLTIYLNERLKDQGGAMMVEFTTENPISFNPFILEGELDIERKQTILSVIYTIYKENLSEMEKDVIAHSLTAFFESDSNERSFNGYYEFCESYIPTLVKEQSIQFNSNEFFFILGKYYRGGEYDYLLNKQMDTDEFFRCPFIVFELDNIKDHATIFPVATLIIIDIFMQKMRRLKGVRKVLCIEEAWKAIATPQMASYIKYFYKTIRKFFGEAMVVTQEVDDVISSPVIRDAIINNADTRILLDMSKFRNKFQSISDTLGLSDFQKDQILSINKNLPSGRKLKEVFIGLGSYSQVYALEVSKPEYYCYTSEQSEKEAILKKLQEGQDQSFVEILKSM; this is encoded by the coding sequence ATGAAGATCAAGAACCTTGAAACGATTCTCCCAATACTGGGATTCAACAACGACATTCAGGTTTCCAATAACCTGGATATGACCATCGGGTTTCGGCTTCAGTTGCCAGAAGTGCTCTCGTGTAGTACCGAGAAACTGTATATGCTACATGATACCTTTCAGCGGATGATCAACCTGTTGCCAGCCGGAAGTTTTATCCATAAGCAGGATTTCTTTCTGGTCAACGAATTTCATCCGACAGATTTGGAAGAAGAGTCCGAAATAAATAACACTGAAAGTCTGAATGAATCATACCTGGAACACTTTGACGGAAGACATTACTTAAAGCACGACTGCTGTTTTTACATCAGCTTGCTGAATAAAGGTCTTCTGAAAAGTTATCTGGAATCTGCCCTGATCTTTTCCCGGAAAGATCGCAACCTGGAAAAATTGCAATACGACAAGATCAACGAACTGAAAGGAAATGTGATGGCCATCTTTCAGCAAAACGGAATTGTCTGTAAGCCCATATCTATGGAAGAAGCCATCGGAGATGATCATTCCCTGGGACTGATCGAACGCTTTTTGAGCCTGAACTTTACTGAAAACCATCCGGCTCTTGGCGGGATCGATTTCAGAGATAGGCTGAAAGTAATGGATCAGTTTGTGGAAGTATTGTCATTAAGCGATTATTCCCACATTCCGGCAGAACTCAGGCCCGCTTCAGAACATCCGCAGACAGGACTGCCTGTGTCTCTGGTTTATCCGGTCAGTTATCATCTGCCGTTTTCGCACATCACCAACCAGTTCATTTACATTCCCGACCAACAGGATATCAAAGGCTTTCTGGAAGGCAGTTACAAAAAGATTTTCAGTTTATCCAAATTCTCATCCGAGAACAAAGTCAATTCAGGGCTGATTGAATCCTTTCTGGACCAGGTACAAACATCTGGAGAAAAAATCGTGAAAACACACTTTAATGTGATGCTTTTCAATTCAGCACTGAAAGATTTGAAGCAACACAAAAGCGAAACCAGTTCCGCTTTTTCGATGATGAACTGTTTCCCTTACCAGCACACCCATGATCTGCCAATGCTGTTTTTTTCTTGTGTGCCGTTTTCAACGCAGCTTCCTGAAACAGAGCTTTTTATCACCCAGGTTCCACAGGCTTGCTGTTTGACCAATTTTGAAGGGGAACTGAAAAACAGTAATTCTGATTTTACCATACGGCTTTCCGACCGCTTGGAGGGTTGCCCGGTGAAGATTGACATTTCGGATGAACCGACGCACAAACACCTGATCCATAACCGCAATAAAATTATTATTGGAGGATCAGGTTCAGGAAAATCGTTTTTCACCAACCATCTGCTCAGACAATATGCAGAAAGCGGCAATTGCCACATTGTGCTGTTGGACGTAGGTAGAAGCTATGAACTGCTGACCATCTACCTGAACGAAAGACTCAAAGACCAGGGTGGAGCAATGATGGTGGAGTTTACTACTGAAAATCCGATTTCGTTCAATCCTTTTATTTTGGAAGGCGAACTCGACATTGAACGCAAACAGACTATTTTGTCGGTGATCTATACCATTTACAAGGAAAACCTTTCCGAGATGGAGAAGGATGTGATTGCCCATTCATTAACAGCCTTTTTTGAATCAGACTCAAATGAGCGGTCTTTCAATGGTTATTACGAATTCTGCGAAAGCTACATTCCAACACTGGTTAAAGAACAATCCATCCAGTTCAACAGCAATGAATTTTTCTTCATTCTGGGCAAATATTATCGGGGAGGAGAGTATGACTATTTGCTGAACAAGCAGATGGATACCGATGAGTTTTTCCGGTGCCCATTTATTGTCTTCGAATTAGATAACATCAAGGATCATGCAACGATTTTTCCGGTTGCCACCCTGATCATTATCGACATTTTCATGCAGAAAATGAGGCGGTTAAAAGGTGTTCGAAAGGTCCTGTGCATCGAAGAAGCATGGAAGGCCATTGCCACTCCACAGATGGCCAGCTACATCAAATACTTCTACAAAACGATCCGCAAATTCTTTGGAGAAGCGATGGTGGTCACCCAAGAAGTGGACGATGTGATTTCCTCTCCGGTGATCCGGGATGCGATTATCAACAATGCCGATACCCGAATACTACTTGACATGAGCAAATTTCGGAACAAGTTCCAGAGTATCAGCGATACCCTTGGATTGTCCGACTTCCAGAAAGACCAGATCCTTTCGATCAATAAAAACCTGCCTTCGGGAAGAAAGCTCAAGGAAGTCTTTATTGGCCTTGGAAGCTACTCTCAGGTTTATGCACTGGAAGTGAGTAAGCCTGAATACTACTGCTACACCTCTGAACAAAGCGAAAAGGAAGCGATCCTGAAAAAACTCCAGGAAGGGCAGGATCAATCCTTTGTCGAAATCCTCAAATCCATGTAA
- a CDS encoding DUF4133 domain-containing protein, producing MQGYPVKKVDTRLYIKGLSGPLVFRALYGIIATFFLFSALYILVGVFPAVLIGVPAFFGYLYRLNTIQKKYGPEGWGKKQTARKLPQFISCKRRIPQTFSI from the coding sequence ATGCAGGGCTATCCGGTCAAAAAGGTGGATACCCGGTTGTATATCAAAGGGCTTTCCGGCCCTTTGGTATTCCGGGCATTGTATGGCATCATTGCGACTTTCTTTTTGTTCTCAGCACTCTACATTCTAGTCGGTGTTTTCCCTGCCGTTCTGATCGGGGTTCCTGCTTTTTTCGGATATCTCTACCGGCTCAACACCATCCAGAAGAAGTACGGTCCGGAAGGGTGGGGCAAGAAACAGACCGCCAGAAAGCTGCCTCAATTCATTAGCTGCAAACGACGAATTCCTCAAACATTTTCCATATGA
- a CDS encoding DUF4134 domain-containing protein, giving the protein MKTEVQRFFKGVEALVAFLILGIYQTMAQSAAGIDQATAEVSSYIDPISNLIIAIGAVVGLIGGVRVYIKWQSGDQDTQKAIMGWFGACLFLILVGVVIKAFFV; this is encoded by the coding sequence ATGAAAACAGAAGTTCAGCGTTTTTTTAAAGGGGTGGAAGCCCTTGTTGCATTCCTAATCCTTGGCATTTACCAAACGATGGCCCAGTCCGCTGCCGGGATTGACCAAGCTACAGCCGAAGTCAGTTCCTACATTGACCCGATCTCGAACCTGATCATTGCTATTGGTGCCGTAGTCGGTTTGATCGGTGGTGTTCGTGTTTACATCAAATGGCAGAGTGGCGATCAGGACACACAGAAAGCCATCATGGGTTGGTTTGGTGCATGTTTGTTCCTGATTTTGGTGGGAGTGGTGATCAAAGCATTCTTTGTCTGA
- a CDS encoding P-loop NTPase family protein, with product MNENSIKSGPANTVSPSTKITLNPYEQIANYSGGVFNFNLQTSLLWMEERGKILFGNHFAIVPTDIELIYKLLVYAIGDQENAERHGINLRKGILLCGPIGCGKTSLLKLISYFCPRETQYQVKPTREISFEFEKDGFAVINQYSKGSFVRYANMPFIPKVYCFDDLGLEQTPKYYGNECNVMAEILLNRYDLFISKRMLTHITTNLSASELEEIYGNRIRSRMREMFNLVAFDRDTKDKRA from the coding sequence ATGAACGAGAATTCAATCAAATCGGGACCAGCAAACACAGTGTCACCGTCAACAAAAATTACGCTGAACCCTTATGAACAGATAGCCAATTATAGCGGCGGAGTGTTTAATTTCAATTTACAGACCAGTCTGCTATGGATGGAAGAACGGGGTAAAATCCTGTTTGGGAACCACTTTGCGATAGTTCCAACGGATATAGAGCTGATCTACAAACTGCTGGTTTATGCCATCGGCGACCAGGAAAATGCCGAAAGGCACGGGATCAACCTAAGAAAAGGTATCCTCTTGTGCGGCCCAATCGGCTGCGGCAAGACCAGTTTATTAAAGCTCATTAGCTATTTTTGCCCAAGAGAAACCCAATACCAAGTCAAACCAACAAGAGAGATTAGTTTTGAGTTCGAAAAAGACGGATTTGCAGTGATCAACCAGTACAGCAAGGGATCGTTTGTCAGGTATGCCAACATGCCTTTCATCCCCAAAGTGTATTGTTTTGATGATTTGGGATTGGAACAAACCCCGAAATATTACGGCAATGAATGCAACGTAATGGCCGAAATCCTGCTGAATCGCTACGATCTTTTCATTTCAAAACGGATGCTAACACACATCACCACCAACCTTTCTGCATCAGAGTTGGAGGAGATATACGGCAACCGCATCAGAAGCCGGATGCGCGAAATGTTTAATTTGGTAGCCTTTGACCGGGACACCAAGGACAAAAGGGCTTAG
- a CDS encoding helix-turn-helix domain-containing protein → MPSEIITTDDLREFKTELLTEFRKMLKEHHGLPSKKWLKSYEVKKMLGISPGTLQNMRINGTIPFTKMGGILFYDSEDIRKILEDNKNVPRFSFDGKR, encoded by the coding sequence ATGCCTTCAGAAATTATTACAACCGACGATCTGCGAGAGTTCAAAACCGAATTACTTACTGAGTTCAGAAAGATGCTGAAAGAGCATCATGGTCTGCCATCCAAAAAGTGGCTCAAATCCTACGAAGTCAAAAAAATGCTTGGTATTTCTCCGGGAACCCTCCAGAACATGAGGATCAATGGAACCATTCCGTTTACAAAAATGGGAGGAATCCTTTTCTATGATTCCGAAGACATTCGTAAAATACTGGAAGATAACAAAAATGTGCCCAGGTTCAGTTTCGACGGGAAACGATGA
- a CDS encoding RteC domain-containing protein, with amino-acid sequence MEACCEIILDLENDLSRMKDVSESVPEQLEYAVGQCKVALDRMRKLVVSEGFPDQKLEIYFFKKIKPAVYSKLLYYRAVFEIESNRNEIDIKGQKKYFQQQMDKIKEYMDKHQPKVQYYKCNFKHLDEKYFVRENNEIPMEIRGDQHLLDEDFFTWHDHTFSTIRSNEMLMDYLRKEMEHLESSGKETTEIFKSTLRWTGNKIDFAEILYSIHFSNAVNDGNTTIKELAEAMGYIFNVDVTKDIYKFYIEIKQRKVEKAKFLDHLKAILKRRIDEDDKFQTP; translated from the coding sequence ATGGAAGCATGTTGTGAAATCATCTTGGACCTAGAGAATGACCTGTCCCGGATGAAAGACGTTTCGGAAAGCGTACCGGAACAATTGGAGTATGCCGTCGGGCAGTGCAAGGTAGCACTGGATCGAATGCGCAAACTTGTGGTTAGTGAAGGTTTTCCCGACCAGAAGTTGGAAATATACTTTTTCAAGAAGATCAAACCGGCGGTTTACAGCAAGCTGTTATACTATCGGGCTGTTTTTGAAATTGAGTCCAATCGTAATGAAATAGACATAAAAGGGCAGAAGAAGTATTTTCAGCAGCAAATGGACAAAATCAAGGAATACATGGATAAGCACCAGCCGAAAGTCCAGTATTACAAGTGCAATTTCAAGCATCTTGACGAGAAGTATTTTGTGCGTGAAAACAATGAAATCCCGATGGAAATTCGGGGAGACCAACACCTGTTGGATGAAGACTTCTTTACATGGCATGACCACACATTCTCGACAATCAGATCCAATGAAATGCTGATGGATTATCTCCGAAAAGAGATGGAACATCTAGAAAGCTCAGGTAAAGAGACTACGGAAATCTTTAAGTCGACCCTGCGTTGGACTGGAAATAAAATTGACTTTGCCGAAATACTTTACTCAATTCATTTTTCGAATGCAGTCAACGACGGCAATACTACGATCAAAGAATTGGCCGAAGCGATGGGGTATATTTTCAATGTGGATGTAACAAAAGACATTTACAAATTCTATATAGAAATCAAGCAGCGGAAGGTTGAAAAAGCCAAGTTTTTGGATCATCTGAAAGCCATTCTGAAACGCAGGATCGATGAAGATGACAAATTTCAAACTCCTTAA
- a CDS encoding 3-keto-disaccharide hydrolase, giving the protein MNKSTILILLATAFLFASFKIQSTKVDLVKAVGTDTLKSANAEIGLLNSLTEDEKAQGWILMFNGSTSEGWRGNNRPDFPSGWVIEDGCLKCQASGRGEPGAANGGDILYDKQMFSNFDLKLEWKISEGGNSGIFYLGKEVKGWPIYKTAPEMQVLDNDRHPDALLGKDGNRKAGSLYDLISANPQNAKPAGEWNSVEIICYQGTVIHKMNGEVVVEYHLWTPEWNELVRGSKFPRLNPDWTNVNKEGIIALQDHGNDVWFRNIKIHPLF; this is encoded by the coding sequence ATGAATAAAAGTACAATTTTAATACTATTGGCAACAGCTTTCTTGTTCGCCAGTTTCAAAATACAGTCTACAAAAGTCGATCTGGTAAAAGCAGTTGGAACAGACACACTAAAAAGCGCTAATGCTGAAATTGGTTTGTTGAATTCACTAACTGAAGATGAAAAAGCTCAGGGTTGGATACTGATGTTCAATGGTTCCACCAGCGAAGGATGGAGAGGAAACAACAGACCCGATTTCCCTTCAGGATGGGTTATCGAAGACGGTTGTCTGAAATGCCAGGCATCCGGAAGAGGTGAGCCGGGTGCTGCCAACGGTGGTGACATCCTTTATGACAAACAAATGTTTTCCAATTTTGATCTGAAGCTGGAGTGGAAAATCTCAGAAGGTGGAAACTCAGGCATTTTCTATCTGGGAAAAGAAGTTAAAGGCTGGCCTATTTACAAAACAGCTCCTGAGATGCAAGTACTAGACAATGATCGACACCCAGATGCGTTGTTGGGGAAAGACGGCAACCGTAAAGCAGGTTCGTTATATGACCTGATTTCCGCTAATCCTCAAAACGCAAAACCAGCAGGAGAATGGAACAGTGTCGAAATTATCTGTTATCAGGGAACGGTAATTCATAAAATGAATGGTGAAGTAGTTGTCGAATACCATTTATGGACACCCGAATGGAATGAACTCGTAAGAGGCTCGAAGTTTCCACGGCTTAATCCCGATTGGACAAATGTTAACAAAGAAGGTATAATCGCTCTGCAGGACCATGGAAATGACGTGTGGTTCCGAAACATTAAGATTCATCCCCTGTTTTGA
- a CDS encoding Sb-PDE family phosphodiesterase, whose protein sequence is MKNAFFGCLLMLIALVTHSQTRKNFYIPDLNGYRILKCDLHIHTTFSDGVVWPTERVEEAWNDGLDAIAITDHLEYTPHSNYLKVDHNAGYDIAKGIAAQKDILLIHGTEITKKMPGHFNALFIKDATKIANDDYKKAIEEANKQGAFVILNHPREAVPNGGEWWYKELDELFRENLFQGIEIFNWNDYYPRAFDWALNKNMTIFSATDIHNESALYLSQLHMARRPMTLVFARERSIDGIKEALIAGRTVGFFRNVIYGKEELVKELFLKSIQIGKIHHDISRNASVSISNTSDIPYILNPMNQDKSSASIQLGAKESAIFALPSDSTSILEYEVENVMIRSNEKLKIKLTFIKD, encoded by the coding sequence ATGAAAAATGCATTCTTTGGATGCCTACTGATGCTTATAGCATTAGTAACCCATTCCCAAACCCGGAAGAATTTTTATATTCCTGACCTTAACGGCTATAGAATTCTAAAATGCGATTTACATATTCATACAACCTTCTCCGATGGGGTTGTATGGCCAACAGAACGAGTTGAAGAAGCCTGGAACGATGGGCTGGATGCTATTGCCATTACCGACCATTTGGAATATACCCCACACAGCAATTACCTAAAAGTCGATCACAATGCAGGATATGACATTGCGAAAGGAATTGCTGCCCAAAAGGATATTCTGCTTATTCACGGAACTGAAATTACAAAAAAAATGCCAGGACATTTTAATGCACTTTTCATTAAAGATGCTACCAAAATTGCAAATGACGATTATAAAAAAGCCATTGAAGAAGCTAATAAACAAGGGGCTTTTGTGATTTTAAACCATCCCCGTGAGGCTGTCCCCAATGGCGGCGAATGGTGGTATAAAGAACTTGACGAACTTTTTCGGGAAAACCTCTTTCAGGGAATTGAAATCTTTAACTGGAATGATTATTATCCAAGAGCTTTCGATTGGGCACTAAATAAAAATATGACGATATTCAGCGCAACCGATATTCATAACGAAAGTGCCTTGTATCTGAGTCAGTTGCACATGGCTCGCCGCCCGATGACCTTGGTCTTTGCCCGGGAAAGATCTATCGATGGAATCAAAGAAGCATTGATCGCAGGACGGACGGTTGGTTTTTTTAGGAATGTGATCTATGGAAAAGAAGAACTGGTCAAAGAGCTATTCCTGAAATCAATTCAAATTGGGAAAATACACCACGACATTAGCAGAAATGCTTCTGTGAGTATCTCGAATACCAGCGACATTCCATACATATTAAACCCTATGAATCAGGATAAAAGTTCGGCATCTATTCAGCTTGGAGCCAAGGAATCTGCAATATTCGCACTTCCTTCCGATAGCACATCCATACTCGAATATGAGGTAGAGAATGTCATGATCCGTTCAAACGAGAAACTAAAAATAAAATTGACATTCATAAAAGACTAA
- a CDS encoding RagB/SusD family nutrient uptake outer membrane protein — MRHKIVIATAILLLGIIGCNEDFLNLENQNSYTEDSYFTTASQLQESVVAAYCGFYQIGLFAREWYFYHDMLGNDAKAAPAMVGTGSMGQLPALSYDGTNSEIQNLWRSLYRIVLRSTIAIDKSNEFTPTTTDETTVKNNTVGEASFLKAWSYFTLYRLWGVIPLRKTIDDMAINDFARAGTEQEVVDYILEVLKDAEADLPVSWSTANKGRVTRGAAIALRGQLYLWQKSYALAEAEFAKLATTPYSYALAPKFSDNNTEAGDNNVESLFEVQHAYNKSGSVWYMFGSQEYGVAQAVTGRAMEYGFNDWFNVYVSNSCVESFKYTINEHSYVDPRAFYTFYGNAASGGDTTYYSATAANNEQSYPFATKGYAWKKYQRYETQEKEGKPCSPINTRVLRYADVLLMRAECMIQTGNTSGALTLINQVRERSGAEKYTSLGSTPMTILKRERRLELSGEQVRFFDLIRWGELVSTLNPEKSAQSEGTPYQEKHNKFPITTDELDINKKMTNSVYYSGWN, encoded by the coding sequence ATGAGACACAAAATAGTTATTGCCACAGCAATCCTTTTATTAGGAATAATAGGATGTAATGAAGATTTTTTGAACTTAGAAAATCAAAATAGTTATACGGAAGACAGCTATTTCACAACAGCAAGCCAACTCCAGGAATCTGTTGTAGCCGCTTATTGCGGATTTTATCAAATCGGGTTATTTGCAAGGGAATGGTATTTTTACCACGACATGCTGGGGAACGACGCAAAAGCTGCCCCTGCAATGGTTGGAACGGGTTCTATGGGACAATTGCCTGCATTATCATACGACGGAACAAACAGTGAAATCCAAAACTTGTGGAGAAGCCTTTACCGAATTGTTTTGCGCTCGACCATTGCCATTGATAAAAGTAACGAATTTACGCCCACCACAACCGATGAGACTACGGTTAAAAACAATACCGTTGGTGAGGCAAGCTTCTTAAAAGCATGGTCGTATTTTACTCTATATCGGTTATGGGGGGTGATCCCATTGAGAAAAACAATTGATGATATGGCTATTAATGACTTCGCTCGAGCAGGAACAGAACAAGAAGTTGTCGATTATATTCTGGAAGTACTTAAAGATGCAGAAGCCGACCTCCCAGTCTCTTGGAGTACCGCCAATAAAGGCCGGGTTACCCGCGGAGCTGCCATTGCTCTACGTGGCCAGCTTTACTTGTGGCAAAAGAGTTATGCCCTGGCAGAAGCCGAATTTGCGAAACTGGCAACCACACCTTATAGCTATGCTTTAGCCCCTAAGTTTTCGGACAATAATACTGAGGCTGGCGACAACAATGTAGAATCATTATTTGAAGTGCAACATGCCTACAATAAGTCTGGATCTGTCTGGTACATGTTCGGGTCGCAAGAGTATGGAGTTGCTCAGGCTGTCACCGGACGCGCCATGGAATATGGGTTCAATGATTGGTTTAATGTCTATGTATCAAACTCTTGCGTTGAATCGTTTAAATACACCATCAACGAGCATAGTTATGTTGATCCAAGGGCATTCTACACTTTTTATGGAAATGCCGCAAGCGGTGGCGACACAACGTATTACAGTGCAACGGCTGCTAATAATGAACAGTCATATCCATTTGCAACAAAAGGTTATGCATGGAAGAAATATCAAAGGTATGAAACACAGGAGAAAGAAGGGAAACCCTGTAGCCCAATTAATACAAGAGTGCTTAGGTACGCCGACGTACTTTTAATGAGGGCTGAATGCATGATTCAGACAGGAAATACATCAGGAGCCTTGACCCTGATCAACCAAGTTCGGGAGCGTTCAGGAGCAGAGAAATACACTAGCTTGGGGAGTACTCCAATGACGATATTAAAACGGGAAAGAAGGTTGGAGCTTAGCGGCGAACAAGTCCGTTTCTTCGACTTAATCCGTTGGGGAGAATTGGTTTCGACTTTAAATCCTGAAAAATCAGCACAAAGCGAGGGAACCCCTTATCAGGAAAAACACAATAAATTTCCAATTACAACCGATGAGTTGGACATCAATAAAAAAATGACGAACAGCGTCTATTATTCCGGCTGGAATTAA